The window ATTAATAATTATTTAGACGTCCATGATAGCAATTAGAAAGCCAGAAAAATTAGTGCTTGAAGAAGTTGAAATTATACTATAAACAAAAAATATGATATGACAGAATATGATAAATAGCAACATCCTGAATCAAGTTCTATCTGATGATCTGGGATTTATGTCAAAAACAAAATCTCATTAACATAAACCTAATAGGTGGCCTTGCTCCTGTTAGGTTGAGCAACTGAATATAAACATCAAACTTTTGACTGGATATTTTCCCCTTTCGACCTATCAGGTTTTGTTCAACCAGATAGGACTAATTCTTTTCAGGACCTGTCGTAGTGCGACTTAAAGTCAGCCATAACCTAACAGGTGGCCTTGCTCCTGTTAGGTTGAATACCTGAATATAATCAACCAACTTTTTGCTGGATATTTTTCCTTTCGACCTATCAGGTTTTACTCAACCAGACAGGACTAATTCTTTTCAGGATCAGTCGTAGTGCGACTTAAAGTCAGCCATAACCTAACAAGTGGCCTTGCTCCTGTTAGGTTGAGCATCTGAATATAATCAACAAACTTTAAACTGAATACTTTCTCTTTTCGACATATCAGGTTTTATTCAACCAGATAGGTCTGGTCGAAACCTCACCAAAAAAAACCTCACAAGTTTACTATATCAATGTAATAGAAACTTGTGAGGTATTGGATTATCAGATGTATTATCGAATATTCGCTTGTGCTGCTGCTAATCTAGCGATAGGTACTCTAAAAGGTGAACAGGAAACAGATAGGACTAATTTTTTCAGGACCAGTCGTAGTGCGACTTAAAGTCGGCCTACGACTAATGTTACCCATAACTAACTGGTGGCCTTGCTCCTGTTAGGTTGAATACCTGAATATAATCAACAAACTTTTTGCTGGATATTTTTCCTTTCGACCTATCAGGTTTTACTCAACCAGATAGGTCTGGTCGAAACCTCATCAAAAAAAACCTCACAAGTTTACCATATCAATGTAATAGAAACTTGTGAGGTATTGGATTATCAGATGTATTATCGAATATTCGCTTGTGCTGCCGCTAAGCGTGCAATTGGCACTCTAAATGGTGAACAGGAAACATAGTCTAAACCTGTTCTGTGACAAAATTCGACAGATGAAGGTTCTCCACCGTGCTCACCACATATTCCTAATTTGATATCAGGTCTTGTTGCTTTTCCTTTTTCACATGCCATTTCAACTAATTGGCCAACACCTGTTTGATCAAGTGCCTGGAAAGGATCTTGTTTCAAGATACCTTTCTCAATGTAGATAGGTAAGAATTTACCCGCATCATCACGAGAATATCCAAATGCCATTTGAGTTAAATCATTCGTTCCAAATGAGAAGAATTCAGCACGTCTTGCAATTTCGTTTGCAGTTAAAGCAGCGCGAGGAATTTCAATCATTGTTCCTACCAAGAAGTCAACTTTAATACCTTTTTCAGTTTGTACTTCTGCAGCAACTCTACGAATAATATCTTCTTGCATTTCGAATTCCTGGTATGTTCCAATTAAAGGAACCATAATTTCTGGCTTAGGATCAAAACCTTCTTTCTTCAAATCACATGCAGCTTCAATAATTGCTCTTGCTTGCATTTCTGTTATCTCAGGATATGTATTTCCTAAACGACAACCTCTATGGCCTAACATAGGATTGAATTCGTGCAATGATTCAACTTTTTCTTTTACAATATTTACATCAACATTTAATTTCTCAGCCATTTCTTTTTGAGAAGCATCATCGTTAGGAGTAAACTCATGTAAAGGTGGATCTAATAAACGAATAGTAACACCATAACCGTCCATAGCTTTTAATATACCATAGAAATCTTCGCGTTGTATAGGAAGTAATTTCTTGAGAGCTTTCACTCTACCATCTAAATCTTCAGCTAAAATCATTTCACGGATAGCCCAGATACGGTCGCCTTCGAAGAACATATGTTCTGTACGTGTAAGACCAATTCCTTTTGCTCCGAATTCACGAGCTGTTATTGCATCGGCAGGAGTATCAGCATTGGTGCGCACATACATTCTTGTGTTTTTCTCAGCTAAGTCCATTAACTTACCAAAATCTCCATCTAATTGAGGAGTAATAGTATCCACTTTACCATCATATAGTTCTCCAGTTGATCCATTCAATGAAATGAAATCACCTTCTTTATATTCTCTATTACCAATTTTTAATGATGTATGAGAAACTGTAATACCCGCAGCAGAAGAAACACAACATTTGCCCATTCCACGAGCAACAACAGCTGCGTGAGATGTCATACCACCACGTTCAGTTAAAATACCTTCAGCAGCATACATACCCGCTAAGTCTTCTGGAGATGTTTCTCTACGTACTAAGATTACTTTTTTACCTTCAGCAACCATTTCTTCAGCCCGTTGAGCAGAGAAAACACACATACCTGTTGCAGCACCTGGCGAAGCAGGTAAACCTTTACTTAATACAGTTGCTTTATCAATAGCTACTTGGTCAAAAACAGGGTGTAATAATTCATCTAGTTTGTTAGCATCTTGACGCAAAAGAGCAGTCCTCTCATCAATCATACCTTCAGCTAGCATATCAACAGCCATTTTTACCATAGCAGCACCAGTACGCTTTCCATTTCGAGTTTGCAACATCCAAAGTTTGCTATTTTGGATGGTAAACTCCATATCTTGCATGTCATGATAATGATCTTCGAGTTTTTGCTGAGTTTCATTCAATTGAGCATATAACTCTGGCATTGCTTCTTCGAGTGAAGCAAAGTCACGCACACGAACTTCTTCTGAAGTACCATTACGTTGAGCCCATCTTTTTGAGCCTTCTAAAGTAATTTCAAGTGGCGTACGAACACCAGCAACAACATCTTCTCC of the Bacteroidota bacterium genome contains:
- a CDS encoding pyruvate, phosphate dikinase yields the protein MSNVKYVYTFGAGKAEGRADMKNLLGGKGANLAEMNLIGVPVPAGFTITTEVCTDYNLRGKDAVVATIKDQVEAAVKDTELAMNAKFDAKDGSFPLLVSVRSGARASMPGMMNTVLNLGMNDDTVGIIADKSGNPKFAYDSYRRFIHMYGDVVMGVEAEEGQHNPFEVVLDKMKEAKGYKVDTELTVDDLKDLVEQYKAVVRKHAGVDFPTNPWDQLWGSVCAVFDSWNTERAILYRRMENIPSEWGTAVNVQAMVYGNMGETSATGVCFSRDAATGEDIFNGEYLINAQGEDVVAGVRTPLEITLEGSKRWAQRNGTSEEVRVRDFASLEEAMPELYAQLNETQQKLEDHYHDMQDMEFTIQNSKLWMLQTRNGKRTGAAMVKMAVDMLAEGMIDERTALLRQDANKLDELLHPVFDQVAIDKATVLSKGLPASPGAATGMCVFSAQRAEEMVAEGKKVILVRRETSPEDLAGMYAAEGILTERGGMTSHAAVVARGMGKCCVSSAAGITVSHTSLKIGNREYKEGDFISLNGSTGELYDGKVDTITPQLDGDFGKLMDLAEKNTRMYVRTNADTPADAITAREFGAKGIGLTRTEHMFFEGDRIWAIREMILAEDLDGRVKALKKLLPIQREDFYGILKAMDGYGVTIRLLDPPLHEFTPNDDASQKEMAEKLNVDVNIVKEKVESLHEFNPMLGHRGCRLGNTYPEITEMQARAIIEAACDLKKEGFDPKPEIMVPLIGTYQEFEMQEDIIRRVAAEVQTEKGIKVDFLVGTMIEIPRAALTANEIARRAEFFSFGTNDLTQMAFGYSRDDAGKFLPIYIEKGILKQDPFQALDQTGVGQLVEMACEKGKATRPDIKLGICGEHGGEPSSVEFCHRTGLDYVSCSPFRVPIARLAAAQANIR